A window from Drosophila miranda strain MSH22 chromosome Y unlocalized genomic scaffold, D.miranda_PacBio2.1 Contig_Y2_pilon, whole genome shotgun sequence encodes these proteins:
- the LOC108159284 gene encoding nucleoprotein TPR isoform X3: protein MDLSGPQRLENVFARDELEQLPAGMQTKLQSYIDQFFGEYCKERAAAHRLTESEQQREELQNAVEDYKVKLSNFDQNVNELRTQLDQVSAERDHLLETVRSNEQIASSFRQKKNSIIEERDSLLTLIERQNAELERLKEDLHSYRQQLSNAISAKYEAIARVDEIQSKEVALQTKEQRIENERIMLQNEIRLLNSDLNRNNSELQNIRRENSLNTIQMENSLSLKCDALQILQAEHAQVVEAVGQLNEKIRELTSNAYKQSMASEKYVAMLKNELDAKNRLFEIYKSTEDQNQADKNELLQGIAEMKRMLSEVTEQLDKVEAELSSTKQQHSSELAERDATITDLRREISEANRLLAQSKGRGLEEAICKLSPSAAVASRVIHPDFTITELYLKYVKALDELELANLDKSKMKLHIESMYKEIQERVPEIEQLRIDFENLKEAYDHIIPERDALFEKKQCLEETLETVTFDLKSITKKNHLLEKSTKDLGRQVCSLLDELNCLRAGVPHVNRNRSGDSTSQSNNFDVITDQLVTFDSIVELQAQNQKLLQLTHQLAQTMDEQEKERNTEMLQMDKERGKRAQERCSLLEEQLTEKNNAHNLLSSKCERYQKYFFAAQKRQGRQTVNLDDSSADMDVSESSEHTKEEVGKLEQRIHSLEKQLVEESNKYASLKENYEYYTSEKRKNDALAQEQFDSMRKEVRELTSNNCKLLNATDFQKEQIDILNRNIEAFKNQISALEDRNRNYEKTIIKHEQTSFLLKDETLAAQKKSAAAEAEAYNLRQENRSLKDTSARLQIEKESFRRDHQSQSLLLNNLEFIKFNLERSETEGRLRLEQRLGDAARELAAQRRHQQEEQEKFQETVTEFKRQTETAIKLKDEEKQQAEKWKAELVSVREELAQKTIQVNDLSKKLQESLTPSMNENPVTAANKRAREFELKYNQAAVEIESLKKELASLRAHGEQFYKMSQTAEAEVKRLHELHSEMVANHEDEMKKWKNAEGELRARIDELEAEAMLSNVTEQSRTINQTDQVKASQDELKTVLEKLTESGRTIRTLQSENTTLAESLHEVEVKYAHEMVLHSTDIQDVTSLKTDNFKLRDELNQLKTGRESLQAAHDALVKSNAEAQSLLEKEKEESDRRVADLNALNATLHDQIEALATKLTALSQSGSGQGQNSSILNESLAMDADQSLNISGMAVEEIRSNEQLLKIIKFLRHEKDLCVAKLDIVKAENARLASDLTIQQKKVDELNACLNQERSRNQTNVVSTSKHAEVLRKIETLNAITDRNRILREERNSLTQRVTELTSRIQSLEKELFPLQCGNKKLTSKIEELNLENTSLRTEAVKWRQRANVLVEKSNRNPEEFKRIQTERESLAKQLTAERELSKKQNEEIGSLRAELPALTGKVQALDEARKKQMEESINLRQTNTRQSQDIMELKNRLLQKEEELLKATDDLETKEKALQDKDSKELALRKVAKRYRDSYVTLQAQQGGADISADLEKVRSELEEVGNQYRAAKEELEMVTTENDALKKHLTEPENDSNAARQDHKVKVNKLIQDLTVARTDLVNQEATLASNKTQYDETVARLEKELQENIAANKEVNLRLTRENEALHMRINQLQRQLGSQQSTKPSTSSVAEKGNISESSSPRTANVKPMSGSATVQQSATVTPWRGGETPLASIRPISVQNSRTAAILPTSQQPSAGSASTSSSSTSTTSASASGSSSAVANTALVPPQQQVHTTGSGALESMASSSPTSSHTDYMPSTSSAAVAVAAIPPMGATSAAESSQEAESVQHPQQNDSQLFTGGSQQQVVALVSPRVEGSSSTSTSTSTSTSTPNPTAPSVQDANNQSQQPSTSGSSSSSSTVVSSHSRHTPSSSNVTTTQGGCSSIGIKRPRDVEGDSTNTEDGVPEKMKRLRTPMHSEELSATHIGDSGMDVDQMPTSSQRDQEDDIQVVDSDDEDVVLADADDGPVDGGEADQEGYEDSYEQDNDMDNEGADDENEMPSDPQDNNEVDIEEQQLQVQGESQLLDNQAGAAVVAASASTQENNQSQAITSGSGDSSNPAKLPQAETYPWKQAVASTSSAASRRTESSSVEIVSSPQVSNFSEQPVRVETAEVDGIAAVAPDESAGPSGDGAAATLPQKPNEAAESNAAESDLGGAEDICEAERSQGEDSQQLANENQNVGTSQSELTDNKPNQAEGNEGTDGVSSEGEKQTVGVEEEGREAEATFPSDNTRYRTLRSGLPNNNRRVRGARGNQNSNQNRSRIVWQNNANMQDQGSSSNRGYNQPRGARTRGPRSRRPPANNFNNPGRY from the exons ATGGATCTCAGTGGTCCACAGAGATTAGAAAATGTGTTTGCTCGGGACGAGCTGGAGCAATTGCCAGCCGGCATGCAGACAAAACTGCAGTCATATATCGACCAGTTCTTCGGGGAATATTGCAAAGAACGCGCTGCTGCCCACCGGCTCA CCGAATCTGAACAACAGCGGGAGGAGTTGCAGAACGCGGTCGAGGATTATAAGGTGAAGTTGTCGAATTTCGATCAAAATGTTAATGAGCTGCGCACCCAGCTGGACCAAGTTTCCGCAGAGCGTGATCATCTGCTGGAGACCGTCCGAAGCAACGAGCAGATCGCGTCCTCCTTCAGGCAGAAGAAGAACAGTATAATTGAGGAGCGTGACTCGCTATTGACGTTGATAGAACGTCAGAATGCAGAGCTAGAACGTCTGAAAGAGGATCTGCACAGCTACCGTCAGCAGTTGAGCAACGCCATCTCTGCCAAATACGAAGCCATTGCGCGCGTAGACGAGATCCAAAGCAAAGAGGTGGCTCTACAGACGAAGGAGCAGCGTATCGAGAACGAGCGTATCATGCTGCAAAATGAGATTCGGTTGCTCAACAGCGATCTTAACCGCAACAACAGCGAGCTGCAGAACATCCGCAGAGAGAACTCCCTGAACACAATCCAGATGGAGAACAGTCTGAGTCTGAAGTGCGATGCACTTCAAATACTACAGGCCGAGCATGCCCAGGTCGTGGAGGCCGTTGGCCAGTTGAACGAGAAGATAAGGGAGTTGACCAGCAACGCCTACAAGCAGTCCATGGCATCAGAAAAGTACGTTGCCATGTTAAAGAACGAGCTCGATGCCAAGAACAGGCTCTTTGAAATTTACAAGAGCACAGAGGATCAGAATCAGGCGGACAAGAACGAGCTATTGCAGGGCATCGCCGAGATGAAGCGCATGCTGAGCGAAGTGACTGAGCAGCTCGACAAGGTAGAGGCCGAGCTGAGTTCcacaaagcagcagcacagcTCTGAGCTAGCAGAACGCGATGCAACAATAACGGATTTAAGAAGGGAAATCTCCGAAGCAAATCGCTTACTGGCTCAGTCCAAGGGTCGAGGTCTGGAGGAGGCAATCTGCAAGTTGTCTCCGAGTGCGGCTGTTGCCAGTCGGGTTATCCATCCCGACTTCACGATCACCGAACTGTACTTGAAGTATGTCAAGGCCCTCGACGAGCTGGAGCTAGCGAATCTCGATAAGTCCAAAATGAAGCTGCACATCGAGTCCATGTATAAGGAGATCCAAGAGCGTGTCCCTGAGATTGAGCAGCTGCGTATTGATTTCGAAAATTTGAAAGAAGCCTACGACCATATAATCCCGGAGCGGGATGCACTATTTGAAAAGAAACAATGCCTAGAGGAGACACTGGAGACGGTAACCTTCGACTTGAAATCCATCACAAAGAAGAACCATCTGCTGGAAAAATCCACGAAGGACCTCGGCCGGCAGGTGTGCTCGCTGCTGGATGAGCTGAATTGCCTGCGTGCAGGAGTCCCCCACGTAAATCGCAACAGGTCGGGAGATAGCACGAGCCAATCAAACAATTTTGACGTCATTACCGATCAGCTAGTCACCTTTGATTCGATCGTCGAATTGCAGGCACAGAACCAGAAACTCTTGCAGTTGACGCACCAGCTAGCGCAGACAATGGATGAGCAAGAAAAAGAAAGGAATACGGAAATGTTGCAAATGGACAAAGAGCGTGGCAAGAGGGCCCAAGAAAGATGTTCCCTGCTGGAGGAGCAGCTCACGGAGAAGAACAATGCGCATAATCTTTTAAGCTCCAAGTGTGAGCGCTACCAGAAGTATTTCTTTGCTGCCCAAAAGAGACAGGGTCGTCAGACCGTCAATCTGGATGATTCGTCTGCGGATATGGATGTTAGCGAATCTAGCGAACACACTAAGGAAGAGGTCGGGAAGCTGGAGCAGCGCATACACAGTCTGGAGAAGCAGTTGGTGGAGGAGAGCAACAAATACGCATCGCTTAAGGAGAATTACGAATACTACACTAGCGAGAAGCGAAAGAACGACGCTCTGGCCCAGGAACAGTTCGATTCGATGCGCAAGGAAGTTCGCGAGCTGACATCCAACAACTGCAAGCTGCTGAATGCCACCGATTTCCAGAAAGAGCAGATCGATATACTTAACAGGAACATTGAGGCGTTCAAAAATCAGATATCGGCCCTTGAGGATCGAAACAGGAACTACGAAAAGACTATCATCAAGCACGAGCAGACCAGCTTCCTACTCAAGGATGAAACACTGGCGGCCCAGAAAAAGTCGGCTGCCGCCGAAGCAGAGGCCTACAATCTGCGGCAAGAGAACCGCTCTTTAAAGGACACGTCCGCCCGTCTGCAGATCGAGAAGGAGAGCTTCCGTCGGGATCACCAAAGCCAGTCGCTTTTGCTCAACAATTTGGAGTTTATCAAGTTCAACCTCGAGAGATCTGAGACTGAGGGACGCTTGCGCCTCGAGCAGCGGCTAGGTGATGCAGCTCGAGAGCTGGCTGCCCAGCGACGTcaccagcaggaggagcaggaaaAATTCCAAGAGACTGTCACCGAGTTCAAGCGCCAAACCGAGACTGCCATCAAGCTGAAGGACGAAGAGAAGCAGCAAGCCGAGAAGTGGAAAGCAGAGCTCGTAAGTGTCCGCGAGGAGCTTGCCCAAAAGACGATTCAGGTGAACGATCTGAGCAAGAAACTGCAGGAGAGCCTGACGCCCTCGATGAATGAGAATCCCGTAACGGCAGCCAACAAAAGGGCCCGAGAATTCGAGCTCAAGTACAACCAGGCTGCGGTTGAGATTGAATCGCTCAAGAAGGAGCTGGCCTCGTTGCGGGCGCATGGCGAGCAGTTCTACAAGATGTCACAGACTGCCGAGGCCGAAGTCAAGCGCCTGCACGAGCTGCACTCCGAGATGGTGGCCAATCACGAGGATGAGATGAAGAAATGGAAGAACGCCGAGGGCGAGCTCAGGGCACGCATCGACGAACTGGAGGCCGAGGCCATGCTCTCGAATGTCACCGAACAGAGCAGGACCATAAACCAGACAGATCAGGTCAAGGCCTCCCAGGATGAGCTGAAGACTGTTCTTGAGAAGCTCACCGAATCGGGTCGCACAATCCGAACTCTGCAATCTGAGAACACGACGCTGGCCGAGTCGCTGCACGAAGTGGAAGTAAAGTATGCCCACGAAATGGTCTTGCACTCTACCGACATCCAAGACGTTACCAGTCTGAAGACTGACAACTTCAAATTGAGGGACGAGCTAAACCAGCTGAAGACGGGACGGGAATCGCTGCAGGCCGCCCACGACGCGCTGGTCAAGTCGAACGCCGAGGCCCAGAGCCTTCTGGAGAAGGAGAAAGAGGAGTCGGACAGGCGCGTGGCCGACTTGAATGCTCTGAATGCGACTTTGCACGATCAGATTGAAGCACTGGCCACAAAGCTGACGGCCTTGAGTCAGTCGGGTTCGGGTCAGGGTCAGAACAGCTCCATTCTTAACGAATCTCTGGCTATGGATGCCGACCAAAGTCTCAACATTTCCGGCATGGCTGTAGAAGAGATCCGCAGCAACGAGCAGCTTCTGAAGATCATTAAGTTCCTGCGCCACGAGAAGGATCTATGTGTGGCAAAGCTGGACATTGTAAAGGCTGAGAATGCACGCCTAGCGTCGGATCTCACCATTCAGCAGAAGAAGGTGGACGAGCTGAATGCCTGTCTAAACCAGGAACGCTCCAGGAACCAGACCAACGTGGTTTCGACCTCTAAGCACGCCGAGGTGTTGCGCAAGATCGAGACCCTGAACGCCATCACAGATAGAAATCGCATCCTGCGAGAGGAGCGAAACAGTCTCACACAGCGCGTGACGGAGCTGACTAGCCGCATCCAGAGTTTGGAAAAGGAACTGTTCCCGCTTCAATGCGGCAACAAGAAGCTAACATCGAAGATCGAAGAACTCAATTTGGAGAACACCTCGCTGCGCACCGAGGCCGTCAAATGGCGTCAGCGAGCCAATGTCTTGGTGGAGAAGAGCAATCGCAATCCAGAGGAGTTCAAGCGGATTCAGACAGAGCGCGAGAGCCTGGCCAAGCAGCTCACGGCTGAAAGGGAACTTAGCAAGAAACAAAACGAAGAGATTGGCTCCCTGAGGGCAGAGCTGCCAGCGCTGACAGGAAAAGTACAAGCCCTGGACGAGGCCCGCAAAAAGCAGATGGAGGAGTCCATAAATCTCCGGCAGACAAACACACGCCAGTCGCAGGACATCATGGAGCTGAAGAACCGACTGTTGCAGAAGGAAGAGGAACTGCTGAAAGCCACCGATGACCTGGAGACGAAGGAGAAGGCTCTGCAGGATAAGGACAGCAAGGAGTTGGCCTTGCGTAAGGTGGCCAAGCGCTACAGGGATAGCTACGTGACTCTCCAGGCGCAACAGGGGGGAGCCGACATCAGTGCCGACCTGGAGAAGGTTCGCTCCGAGCTGGAAGAAGTTGGCAACCAGTATAGAGCCGCCAAGGAGGAACTGGAGATGGTGACCACTGAAAACGATGCTCTCAAGAAACACCTGACTGAGCCCGAAAACGATTCCAATGCCGCCCGTCAGGATCACAAGGTAAAGGTGAACAAGCTCATCCAAGACCTTACAGTGGCCAGAACGGATCTGGTCAATCAGGAGGCTACCCTCGCCAGCAACAAGACCCAATACGACGAGACCGTCGCCCGCCTGGAGAAGGAGCTGCAGGAGAATATTGCCGCAAACAAGGAGGTCAACTTGCGGCTCACTCGAGAGAACGAGGCGCTGCACATGCGCATCAATCAACTCCAGCGTCAACTGGGCTCCCAGCAGTCGACCAAGCCCTCTACGAGCTCTGTCGCGGAGAAAGGAAATATATCAGAGTCCTCATCACCACGCACTGCCAATGTGAAGCCCATGTCGGGGTCGGCCACAGTGCAGCAGTCGGCTACTGTCACCCCCTGGCGTGGCGGGGAGACACCCTTGGCCAGCATCAGACCTATCTCCGTGCAGAACAGCCGGACGGCTGCCATCCTGCCCACCAGCCAGCAGCCGTCGGCGGGCAGTGCTTCGACATCCTCGTCGTCGACCTCTACCACATCTGCATCGGCCAGTGGCAGCAGCTCTGCCGTGGCCAACACTGCCCTAGTTCCCCCGCAGCAGCAGGTTCACACCACAGGCAGTGGAGCCTTGGAGTCGATGGCTTCCTCATCGCCCACATCTTCGCACACAGATTACATGCCGTCGACCAGCTCGGCGGCTGTAGCGGTGGCCGCCATTCCACCGATGGGAGCCACCTCCGCCGCCGAGAGTTCCCAAGAGGCGGAAAGCGTTCAGCATCCACAGCAAAACGATTCGCAGCTATTTACAGGAGGGTCTCAGCAGCAGGTCGTGGCCTTAGTATCGCCACGCGTAGAGGGCTCTTCGTCGACTTCTACTTCCACATCGACATCGACCTCCACACCGAATCCGACGGCGCCAAGTGTCCAGGATGCGAACAACCAGAGCCAGCAGCCCAGCACttctggcagcagcagcagctcctcgACGGTAGTCAGCAGTCACAGCAGACACACGCCGTCCAGCAGCAATGTGACCACCACTCAGGGTGGCTGTTCATCCATTGGCATCAAACGTCCTCGCGACGTGGAAGGTGACTCCACCAATACAGAAGATGGGGTCCCAGAGAAGATGAAGCGGCTGCGTACTCCTATGCACAGCGAAGAGCTGTCCGCCACTCACATTGGAGACTCCGGGATGGACGTAGATCAGATGCCAACCTCGTCGCAGCGAGATCAGGAGGATGACATTCAGGTGGTGGACTCTGATGATGAGGACGTTGTCTTGGCGGATGCTGATGACGGCCCCGTCGATGGTGGCGAGGCCGATCAAGAGGGCTACGAGGATTCTTACGAGCAGGACAACGACATGGACAACGAGGGTGCGGACGATGAAAACGAAATGCCGTCCGATCCTCAAGACAATAACGAGGTGGATATTGAGGAGCAGCAACTTCAGGTCCAAGGGGAGAGCCAATTGCTGGACAACCAAGCAGGTGCGGCAGTAGtggctgcctctgcctctaccCAGGAGAACAACCAAAGCCAGGCTATCACCAGTGGCAGTGGAGACTCTTCGAATCCTGCAAAATTGCCACAAGCCGAGACCTACCCATGGAAGCAGGCGGTCGCCTCTACATCTTCGGCAGCATCTCGGCGTACAGAGAG TAGCTCCGTGGAAATTGTCAGTTCCCCGCAAGTGTCCAACTTTAGTGAGCAGCCAGTTCGTGTGGAGACAGCAGAGGTAGATGGAATCGCAGCGGTGGCTCCCGACGAGAGTGCTGGGCCAAGTGGTGATGGCGCAGCAGCCACATTACCCCAGAAGCCAAACGAGGCAGCCGAAAGCAACGCTGCCGAGAGTGACTTGGGCGGAGCAGAAGATATCTGTGAGGCTGAACGAAGCCAGGGTGAAGACTCCCAGCAGCTCGCAAATGAGA ACCAAAATGTGGGCACAAGCCAGTCTGAGCTAACGGATAACAAGCCCAATCAGGCGGAAGGCAACGAGGGCACAGATGGAGTCTCCTCAGAGGGTGAGAAGCAGACAGTGGGTGTTGAG GAGGAGGGACGCGAGGCCGAGGCCACTTTCCCGTCGGACAACACGCGATATCGCACGTTGCGCAGTGGCTTGCCAAACAACAACCGTAGGGTTCGCGGAGCGCGTGGAAATCAAAATTCGAACCAGAATCGGTCACGCATTGTGTGGCAAAACAATGCCAACATGCAAGATCAAGGTTCCTCCAGTAACCGTGGATACAACCAACCCCGCGGTGCCCGCACCCGCGGTCCTCGCTCTCGTCGACCACCGGCAAACAATTTCAACAACCCCGGACGATACTAG